In the genome of Deltaproteobacteria bacterium, the window TTACTGGAAGGAAGGGAGTGGGGACGGTCCGGGGACGGGAAAGACCATGATCTATCGCTACAGTCAGGTGGATCCTTCCTTTGGGGATCACTGGGAAATCATTTACGACTGGTGACGGATCGCCCCTTCGGGTCATCTTCAAGAAAAGAAGGAGCGGTTCAGCAAAAGCCGGAGTTACTGGTCTAAGGTCTTTCGGATGGTCATGGCGAGTTTTTCCAAGGTGAAAGGCTTTTTGATGTAAGGGCCTGCACCCAGCATCTGGGCTTTCCTCACCCGGTCGGTCTCGGAAAATCCGCTGGTGATCACCGCCTTTTGCCCTGGGTGGCTGGAAATGATCCGCCGGAAGGTTTCAAGCCCATCCATGCCGGGATCCATGATCATGTCCAGCACTACAAGGTCGACCCTGTGGTTTGCAAGATACTCTAAGGCCTCTTCACCGCTTGCCACCGCCTTGACTCGGTAGTTCAACCT includes:
- a CDS encoding response regulator, with translation MSVVWGTVQDHKGCIRFLSHPGEGARFEIYFPATREKTDVPARRAVLDDYRGKGESILVVDDVADQRELAQAMLERLNYRVKAVASGEEALEYLANHRVDLVVLDMIMDPGMDGLETFRRIISSHPGQKAVITSGFSETDRVRKAQMLGAGPYIKKPFTLEKLAMTIRKTLDQ